AAATCCCTCTTCACTGGATGAACTCATGTCCAGGGCAGATACACTGATGTATGAGGAGAAACGAAAAAAAATTAGAATAGGTTCAGAGTGAGTATTTTTAAAAAATATGAAAATGGTAATATAAGAAAGAAAATATGAAAGTAAAACCCTCGTATAGCCGGTTGGGCGAAGTCTTCCTGAAGAAGCGGGACCTTTATTACAGGCTCATGTTGAGCATCGGGCTATTCTTTGTTTTCCCTGCCCTTGGTTTCCTCTTCTTTGCTGTAAAGCATAATATCCTGCAAGACAGTTCATTACCTACTTTTCTTATCGGTTTCCTTATATTTTCTTCTATCGGTTTTATTATTTTACGGAGCATATTCAAAAAGGTCTCAAAGATATCAGAAGAATTCTCAGAAAGGGTGGTCTCGGAATTAACCGGTGTTAAACTCGAACATAAGGCCGACGAATTGAGCAATATTGTCGATTCCTTTAATGCAATGGAAAGCCACTTAAAAAACACCTTAAACCAGCTCGAGAAGAGGTCATCGGAGATCTCAACGCTCAAAGAACTTTCTGACCTGTGCTATGTGACATTTGATACTGAGGAGCTTCTCTATGTTACGTTGGAGCGGGCACTCAAGCTTGTGAGGGCAGACATCGGTTCTGTTCTCATCCTGGAACGCCCTCAACGGAAAACGTTCATAGTACAGACGCAAATCGGGCTTGGTGAAGAAGTAAAGGTTGGAAGCAGGATCGATTTTGACACAAGCATTGCGAAGTATGCTGTTATCAACAAATCACCGCTCCTGGTTGAG
The window above is part of the Pseudomonadota bacterium genome. Proteins encoded here:
- a CDS encoding GAF domain-containing protein, whose translation is MKVKPSYSRLGEVFLKKRDLYYRLMLSIGLFFVFPALGFLFFAVKHNILQDSSLPTFLIGFLIFSSIGFIILRSIFKKVSKISEEFSERVVSELTGVKLEHKADELSNIVDSFNAMESHLKNTLNQLEKRSSEISTLKELSDLCYVTFDTEELLYVTLERALKLVRADIGSVLILERPQRKTFIVQTQIGLGEEVKVGSRIDFDTSIAKYAVINKSPLLVEDIEKDSRFGRSNRPIYATKSFICMPLKTIGAIIGVITVSRRNEDVAFTQNDVEVLT